A genomic region of Kribbella sp. NBC_00382 contains the following coding sequences:
- a CDS encoding NAD-dependent epimerase/dehydratase family protein has protein sequence MRVFLAGATGAVGRLLVPELVAAGHDVTGLIRRPEAAEGLRSKGAESVLADIYDAAAIAEAVAAAEPDVVMHQLTDLANQNYSANMEIRRTGTRNLVDAAAAAGVRKVIAQSIAWAYAPDDEGGDEPATEQDPLDLGADGARRHTVAAVAALEDIVAEAPEWVVLRYGLFYGPGTWYAKGALMDDAVRAGKLAPTADVTSFLHIADAATAAVQALEWPTGPVNVVDDEPVAGSVWVPAFARSVGAPEPAAVDSERTPWARGADNHYARKHLKWVPRYPSWRSGFVA, from the coding sequence ATGCGGGTGTTCCTGGCCGGTGCGACCGGGGCGGTTGGGCGACTGCTTGTGCCTGAGTTGGTTGCGGCGGGACACGACGTCACGGGGTTGATCCGGCGGCCTGAGGCTGCTGAGGGGCTGCGGAGTAAGGGGGCCGAGTCGGTGCTGGCCGACATCTACGACGCGGCGGCGATTGCGGAGGCTGTTGCGGCGGCCGAGCCGGACGTGGTGATGCATCAGCTGACCGACCTGGCGAACCAGAACTACTCGGCCAACATGGAGATCCGGCGGACGGGCACCCGCAACCTGGTCGACGCGGCGGCGGCTGCCGGCGTACGGAAGGTGATCGCGCAGAGCATCGCCTGGGCCTACGCACCCGACGACGAGGGCGGTGACGAGCCCGCGACCGAGCAGGACCCGCTCGACCTGGGAGCTGATGGTGCTCGGCGGCATACGGTGGCCGCGGTTGCCGCGTTGGAGGACATCGTTGCTGAGGCGCCTGAGTGGGTCGTGCTGCGGTACGGGCTGTTCTACGGTCCGGGGACCTGGTACGCGAAGGGTGCGCTGATGGACGATGCCGTGCGCGCGGGCAAGCTGGCTCCGACGGCTGATGTGACGAGCTTCCTCCACATCGCCGACGCGGCGACTGCCGCAGTACAGGCTCTTGAGTGGCCGACTGGCCCGGTGAACGTAGTCGATGACGAGCCGGTTGCGGGCAGCGTGTGGGTGCCGGCGTTCGCGCGGTCGGTTGGTGCGCCGGAGCCGGCTGCGGTCGATTCCGAGCGGACGCCGTGGGCGCGTGGGGCGGACAATCACTATGCCCGCAAGCACTTGAAGTGGGTGCCGCGTTATCCGTCGTGGCGCTCCGGATTTGTTGCCTGA
- a CDS encoding aminotransferase-like domain-containing protein yields MKKVGGGLDLHLELRLEPGRPTGRGLEQALREAIRSGRLATGTRLPGTRSLAGDLGVARGTVVQVYSQLVAEGWLVGNPGAGTQVAAVNTAAAATAAAAAAAATIGAGTAATAATGTAATVTAATVTGTGATGTGATGTAATGPGVAGIAGIAGLAVGASRPGPVSTGVLSLQAGRPDLSLFPRRMWAASTRRVLAEAGNESFDYPSPAGVPALRAAVAEYVARARGVHATVEDVVITAGFSHGLALLARMFRELGVDRVSMENPGLGRHRRLVQAAGLEVSPLAVDASGADPDDVQGQVAVLTPAHQHPRGAVLAPERRMRFVEWARDGFVVEDDYDGEFRYDQQPVGAMQALAPDRVIFAGCASKSLAPGVRLGWLVVPPVLRKPLLNAIISTGSGVSSIEQLVMADLITRGDYDRHIRKVRLEYRRRRTELADRVAAVWPYPLEGIAAGMHALLPLESAAEEWRLIDVAQYGGLSVHGLHTMGYWHTEDDSQPAALVLGYATPPPHAWRTALDRLAELLQATNPERHDG; encoded by the coding sequence GTGAAGAAGGTTGGCGGGGGACTCGATCTGCATTTGGAGTTGCGGTTGGAGCCGGGGCGGCCGACTGGGCGTGGACTGGAGCAGGCGCTTCGGGAGGCGATCCGGTCGGGACGGCTGGCTACTGGCACGAGGCTGCCGGGGACGAGGTCTCTGGCCGGCGATCTCGGAGTCGCGCGAGGAACCGTCGTACAGGTCTACTCGCAGCTGGTGGCCGAAGGTTGGCTGGTAGGCAACCCCGGAGCGGGTACGCAGGTAGCCGCAGTAAACACCGCCGCCGCCGCCACCGCCGCAGCAGCCGCCGCCGCCGCCACCATCGGCGCCGGCACCGCCGCCACCGCCGCCACCGGCACCGCCGCCACCGTCACCGCCGCCACCGTCACCGGCACCGGCGCCACCGGCACCGGCGCCACCGGCACCGCCGCCACCGGCCCCGGCGTCGCCGGTATCGCCGGTATCGCCGGACTAGCGGTTGGTGCCTCACGTCCGGGTCCCGTATCCACGGGGGTGCTTAGTTTGCAGGCTGGGCGGCCTGATTTGAGTTTGTTTCCTCGGCGGATGTGGGCGGCTAGTACCCGGCGGGTGCTGGCGGAGGCGGGTAACGAGAGCTTTGACTATCCGTCGCCGGCGGGGGTGCCGGCGCTTCGGGCGGCTGTTGCGGAGTATGTGGCTCGGGCTCGGGGAGTGCATGCGACGGTCGAGGACGTGGTGATCACGGCGGGGTTCTCGCATGGACTGGCCTTGCTGGCAAGGATGTTTCGGGAGCTCGGGGTCGATCGAGTCAGTATGGAGAATCCGGGGTTGGGGCGGCATCGCAGGCTGGTGCAGGCGGCGGGGCTGGAGGTCAGCCCGTTGGCAGTTGATGCGTCAGGCGCGGATCCGGATGACGTACAAGGGCAGGTTGCCGTGTTGACGCCGGCTCATCAGCATCCGCGGGGTGCGGTACTGGCTCCGGAGCGGCGGATGAGGTTTGTCGAGTGGGCCAGGGACGGGTTCGTCGTCGAGGACGATTACGACGGCGAGTTCCGGTACGACCAGCAGCCGGTCGGTGCGATGCAGGCGCTCGCTCCCGACCGGGTGATCTTCGCCGGCTGCGCGAGCAAGTCCCTTGCGCCCGGCGTCCGGCTCGGCTGGCTCGTCGTCCCGCCGGTACTCCGCAAGCCGTTGCTCAACGCAATCATCAGTACCGGCTCCGGCGTCTCCTCGATCGAGCAGTTGGTGATGGCCGACCTGATCACCCGCGGTGACTACGACCGGCACATCCGCAAGGTCCGGCTGGAGTATCGCCGCCGCCGGACCGAGCTCGCCGACCGTGTCGCAGCCGTCTGGCCGTATCCCCTGGAGGGAATCGCGGCCGGCATGCACGCCCTGCTCCCGCTCGAATCGGCCGCTGAAGAATGGCGGCTGATCGACGTCGCGCAGTACGGCGGGCTGTCGGTCCACGGCCTGCACACGATGGGCTACTGGCACACCGAGGACGACAGCCAGCCGGCCGCACTCGTCCTCGGCTACGCCACTCCACCGCCGCACGCCTGGCGAACGGCCCTCGACCGCCTCGCAGAGTTGCTTCAGGCAACAAATCCGGAGCGCCACGACGGATAA
- a CDS encoding S1C family serine protease translates to MNTTEGQQEPDNQDNRQPAQTEGVQPEGAAQAAGGPAPQPPAPQAHTPGPAQPSANPQPGQGYPQQGWMPDGQPHYGPAYLGNGPQGQPQYGQAPRGQAPQGHAPQGPAPHGPAPHVQANHGQMPFGAPYGNGQFGPAQYGQQYGPPAYGPQWGPQATAPKKHKRLPMVIGALGLAAVVAAGSVAWGIDQHSNANSSTMSQVMTPSAVAAKVTPGLVDINTVLGYQGARAAGTGIVLTSDGEILTNHHVIAGATEISVVDKGNGKTYTATVVGYDTAHDIAVLKLKDASGLETAKIGDSSKVKVGDQVVGIGNAGGKGGTPSYAAGAVTALDQAITATDESGTNPENLAGLIQTNANIQPGDSGGPLANSAGEVIGVDTAGGTSNPGSGSQTGYNPNVNNSKTPSTAIATLTDYGNGNGNGNGSGFGDGNGPFGDGSGLPGQGFGNGQGDQGQGDQGQGGEGQGQGQGQTTTGYAVPINQAMDVVKQIESGKESANVHIGSSAMLGVSVLSNANGTAGAVISDVIANGKAAEAGLVAGDVITKFDDKTIDSPDALSTALNSHHPGDKVSVTWTDQSGTQHTKTIELTTGPVR, encoded by the coding sequence ATGAACACCACCGAAGGACAGCAGGAGCCGGACAACCAGGACAACCGGCAGCCGGCGCAAACAGAGGGCGTACAGCCGGAGGGTGCCGCGCAGGCGGCCGGTGGGCCGGCGCCGCAGCCGCCCGCACCGCAGGCGCATACGCCTGGGCCGGCGCAGCCTTCGGCGAATCCCCAGCCAGGACAGGGGTACCCGCAGCAGGGATGGATGCCGGACGGGCAGCCGCACTACGGCCCGGCATACCTGGGCAACGGACCGCAGGGCCAGCCGCAGTACGGCCAAGCCCCCCGCGGCCAGGCACCGCAGGGGCATGCGCCTCAGGGGCCGGCACCACACGGCCCGGCGCCTCATGTGCAGGCTAATCACGGGCAGATGCCTTTCGGGGCGCCTTATGGGAACGGGCAGTTCGGGCCGGCGCAGTACGGGCAGCAGTACGGGCCGCCGGCGTACGGGCCGCAGTGGGGGCCGCAGGCGACTGCGCCGAAGAAGCACAAGCGGCTGCCGATGGTGATCGGGGCGCTCGGCCTGGCGGCGGTCGTCGCCGCGGGGTCTGTTGCCTGGGGCATCGATCAGCACTCCAACGCGAACAGCTCGACCATGTCGCAGGTGATGACTCCGTCTGCGGTGGCGGCGAAGGTGACGCCCGGGCTGGTCGACATCAACACCGTGCTCGGTTACCAGGGCGCTCGGGCGGCCGGTACCGGGATCGTGCTGACGTCCGACGGTGAGATCCTCACCAACCACCACGTGATCGCCGGTGCGACCGAGATCTCCGTCGTCGACAAGGGCAACGGCAAGACGTACACGGCGACCGTGGTCGGCTACGACACGGCGCACGACATCGCGGTACTGAAGCTGAAGGACGCGTCCGGGCTGGAGACGGCGAAGATCGGCGACTCGTCCAAGGTGAAGGTCGGCGACCAGGTCGTCGGCATCGGCAACGCGGGCGGCAAGGGCGGTACGCCGAGCTACGCGGCAGGCGCCGTGACCGCGCTGGACCAGGCGATCACCGCGACGGATGAGTCCGGTACCAACCCGGAGAACCTGGCCGGACTGATCCAGACCAACGCGAACATCCAGCCCGGCGACTCGGGTGGACCGCTGGCCAACTCGGCCGGCGAGGTGATCGGCGTCGACACCGCGGGCGGCACCAGCAACCCGGGCAGCGGATCCCAGACCGGCTACAACCCGAACGTCAACAACAGCAAGACTCCCAGCACCGCGATCGCAACGCTGACCGACTACGGCAATGGCAATGGCAATGGCAATGGCTCCGGCTTCGGTGACGGGAACGGACCGTTCGGCGACGGCAGCGGCCTCCCCGGCCAGGGCTTCGGCAACGGCCAGGGCGACCAGGGCCAGGGCGACCAGGGCCAGGGCGGTGAAGGTCAGGGGCAGGGTCAGGGACAGACCACCACCGGATACGCGGTACCGATCAACCAGGCGATGGACGTCGTCAAGCAGATCGAGTCCGGCAAGGAGTCAGCGAACGTCCACATCGGCAGCTCCGCGATGCTCGGTGTCTCGGTCCTCTCGAACGCCAACGGCACCGCCGGCGCGGTGATCAGCGACGTGATCGCCAACGGCAAGGCCGCCGAGGCGGGCTTGGTAGCCGGCGACGTGATCACCAAGTTCGACGACAAGACGATCGACTCGCCCGACGCCCTCTCCACCGCCCTCAACTCCCACCACCCCGGCGACAAGGTCTCAGTCACCTGGACCGACCAGTCCGGCACCCAACACACCAAAACCATCGAACTAACCACCGGCCCGGTCCGCTGA
- the pdxR gene encoding MocR-like pyridoxine biosynthesis transcription factor PdxR: protein MSRSRTNSGAGELLVELRRDGSVPLHQQLESGIRERIRQGLLRADTVMPATRALAADLGLSRGVVVEAYQQLVAEGYLVSRAGGYTQVAPAAVREQLASPSSRTRTEGAVSQQVDGQPRIDFRYSRPDVTQFPRAAWLRSIRKVLNEAPHRSLAYLDGQGALQLREAMADYLNRVRGTSARAENMLVCNGFAQGSRLLLQVLAAAGYKRLAVEDPSDDELRGVAAAAGLEAVGVPVLEAGLDVEALERSGADVVLVTAAHQFPTGAVTSAATRAALIEWATRREALIIEDDYDAEYRYDREPIGAMQGLAPDRVAYAGTASKTLAPGLRLGWLILPERLVEPMAAAKFVDDRGSSVLDQLTFADFVARGEFDRHLRRMRPRYRALRDALVGQLAEKVPDLRPIGVSAGLHVMTWLPPDLTERDVMQAARERGVGVYGLRPYWMQNAGPEGLVFGYGSLTERDVAEGIDLLADAIAAIRR, encoded by the coding sequence ATGAGCCGATCCAGGACCAATTCCGGTGCCGGGGAGCTGTTGGTGGAGCTCCGCCGGGACGGTTCCGTACCGTTGCACCAGCAGTTGGAGAGTGGGATCCGGGAGCGGATCCGGCAGGGGCTGCTGCGCGCCGATACGGTGATGCCGGCGACGCGGGCGCTCGCCGCTGACCTCGGGCTGTCGCGAGGTGTAGTGGTTGAGGCGTACCAGCAGTTGGTAGCCGAGGGCTATCTGGTCAGTCGGGCGGGTGGGTACACCCAGGTCGCGCCGGCCGCTGTCCGCGAGCAGCTAGCGTCACCTTCTTCTAGAACCAGGACGGAAGGTGCTGTTTCCCAGCAGGTTGATGGACAGCCGCGGATCGACTTTCGGTACAGCCGGCCGGACGTCACGCAGTTTCCGCGGGCTGCCTGGTTGCGGTCGATCCGGAAGGTGCTGAACGAGGCGCCGCACCGGTCGCTGGCCTACCTGGACGGGCAAGGCGCTCTTCAATTGCGCGAGGCGATGGCCGACTATCTCAACCGGGTTCGCGGGACCTCGGCCCGGGCCGAGAACATGCTTGTTTGCAACGGGTTTGCGCAAGGATCGCGGTTGCTGCTCCAAGTGCTCGCCGCTGCCGGGTACAAGCGGTTGGCGGTCGAGGACCCGTCGGATGACGAGCTTCGCGGTGTTGCAGCTGCGGCTGGGTTGGAGGCGGTCGGCGTACCGGTGCTGGAGGCCGGGCTTGATGTCGAGGCGCTCGAGCGGTCCGGGGCGGACGTCGTACTGGTGACGGCGGCGCATCAGTTCCCGACTGGGGCGGTGACATCGGCGGCGACGCGGGCGGCGCTCATCGAGTGGGCGACGCGGCGGGAGGCCTTGATCATCGAGGACGACTACGACGCGGAGTACCGGTATGACCGGGAGCCGATCGGGGCTATGCAGGGGCTGGCGCCGGACCGGGTGGCGTATGCGGGGACGGCGAGCAAGACGCTGGCGCCGGGGCTGCGGTTGGGCTGGCTGATCCTGCCGGAGCGTTTGGTCGAACCGATGGCGGCGGCGAAGTTCGTGGACGATCGCGGGTCGTCGGTACTGGACCAGTTGACCTTCGCGGACTTCGTGGCCCGGGGTGAGTTCGACCGGCATTTGCGACGGATGCGGCCGCGGTACCGGGCATTGCGTGACGCGCTCGTCGGGCAGCTGGCTGAGAAGGTACCGGATCTGCGGCCGATCGGGGTGTCGGCGGGGCTGCATGTGATGACGTGGCTGCCGCCGGACCTGACCGAGCGCGACGTGATGCAGGCCGCACGCGAGCGGGGCGTCGGGGTCTATGGGCTCCGGCCGTACTGGATGCAGAATGCGGGTCCTGAGGGTCTGGTCTTCGGCTATGGCAGCCTGACCGAGCGAGATGTTGCCGAGGGCATCGACCTGCTCGCCGACGCCATCGCCGCGATACGGAGGTAG
- a CDS encoding FAD-binding oxidoreductase — MTATDTLTLLHPGDSGYDEARTVWNAMVDRRPAAIARCRSTDEVAAAVRYARANDLEIAVRCGGHNIAGLAVPEGGLMIDLTPMGDVEVDPDAKVARVQGGALLGELDRAAQQYGLATTAGNVSHTGVGGLTLGGGMGWLARQYGLACDNVTEYELVTADGDVVTASAHENPQLFWGLRGGGGNFGIVTEFVFRLHQIGTRALVAEFTYPTTEAFEVLRAWRDLNATAPRQATFTAYVNGDQVTIGFVWVGAPGNPDELLAAFRALGNATSESVEEMSYLTLQTRDDSIQGHRFRRYWKGHYFKSLPDEAIRTLLRNPGIGASLQAYGGAISEVPDEDAAFSQRDTLFEFVTATRWEDAEDDAERIATIRAYAATLDQYAGGAYLNTLNGETVSRAFPPAKLARLTTLKTVWDQANIFHLNQNIKPAC, encoded by the coding sequence ATGACCGCCACCGACACCCTGACCCTGCTGCACCCAGGCGACTCCGGGTACGACGAGGCGCGCACCGTCTGGAACGCCATGGTCGACCGGCGCCCAGCCGCGATCGCCCGCTGCCGTAGTACGGACGAAGTCGCTGCCGCGGTCCGGTACGCCCGGGCCAACGACCTGGAGATCGCCGTCCGCTGCGGCGGGCACAACATCGCCGGGCTCGCGGTCCCCGAGGGCGGCCTGATGATCGACCTCACCCCGATGGGCGACGTCGAGGTCGACCCGGATGCCAAGGTCGCCCGGGTCCAGGGCGGCGCGCTGCTCGGCGAGCTCGACCGCGCCGCTCAGCAGTACGGGCTGGCGACGACGGCCGGCAATGTCTCGCACACCGGCGTTGGCGGACTCACGCTCGGCGGCGGCATGGGCTGGCTGGCCCGGCAGTACGGGCTCGCGTGCGACAACGTCACGGAGTACGAGCTGGTCACCGCCGACGGCGACGTGGTGACAGCCTCTGCACATGAAAACCCGCAGCTGTTCTGGGGGCTGCGCGGCGGTGGCGGCAACTTCGGCATCGTCACCGAGTTCGTCTTCCGGCTGCACCAGATCGGCACCCGCGCACTCGTTGCCGAGTTCACCTATCCCACTACCGAGGCCTTCGAGGTACTCCGGGCCTGGCGCGACCTGAACGCCACGGCCCCACGGCAAGCGACCTTCACCGCGTACGTCAACGGCGACCAGGTCACCATCGGCTTCGTCTGGGTCGGTGCCCCCGGCAACCCGGACGAACTGCTCGCAGCCTTCCGGGCGCTGGGCAACGCGACCAGCGAGTCCGTCGAAGAGATGTCCTACCTCACGCTGCAGACTCGGGACGACAGCATCCAGGGCCACCGCTTCCGCCGGTACTGGAAAGGCCACTACTTCAAGAGCCTGCCGGACGAGGCGATCCGTACGCTCCTCCGCAACCCCGGCATCGGCGCGAGCCTGCAGGCCTACGGCGGCGCGATCTCCGAAGTACCGGATGAGGATGCGGCCTTCAGCCAGCGGGACACGCTGTTCGAGTTCGTCACCGCCACGCGCTGGGAGGACGCCGAGGACGACGCCGAACGCATCGCCACCATCCGCGCGTACGCCGCGACCCTCGACCAGTACGCCGGTGGTGCTTACCTCAACACCTTGAACGGCGAGACCGTGAGCCGCGCCTTCCCGCCCGCCAAGCTGGCCCGCCTGACCACCCTGAAGACCGTCTGGGACCAGGCGAACATCTTCCACCTGAACCAGAACATCAAGCCGGCTTGCTAG
- a CDS encoding helix-turn-helix transcriptional regulator, with protein sequence MLETSARLLKLLSLLQSPRDWSGAALAEELGVGVRTVRRDVDKLRNLGYPVDALPGVAGYRLGAGAALPPLLLDDEEAVAVAIGLRAAASGSVAGIEESSVRALTKLEQVLPSRLRHRVRLLQSVAVAPSGMASVSPEVVMAVATASRDHQRLRFDYRSHDGTSTVRTTEPHRLVHTGRRWYLVAWDLDRDDWRTFRLDRLEPRIPTGPRFTPREAPELDRTMQGVASGGYRYHAEFIIQAPADQIADRIPSTVGTVESIDATSCLLKVGANSLDEILMHTGSLGYDFTIQHPPELIERSHLLAARLTAATTSKPA encoded by the coding sequence ATGTTGGAAACCTCGGCCCGGCTCCTCAAGCTGCTCTCCTTGCTGCAGTCCCCGCGCGACTGGAGCGGCGCCGCGCTCGCCGAGGAGCTGGGCGTCGGCGTACGGACCGTACGCCGCGACGTCGACAAGCTCCGCAACCTCGGCTACCCGGTCGACGCCCTGCCGGGTGTGGCCGGCTATCGACTCGGCGCGGGCGCCGCCCTGCCACCGCTCTTGCTCGACGACGAGGAGGCGGTCGCCGTCGCCATCGGGTTGCGCGCGGCCGCGTCCGGGAGCGTGGCCGGGATCGAGGAGTCGTCGGTCCGTGCGCTGACCAAGCTCGAACAGGTGCTGCCGTCGCGACTGCGCCATCGGGTCCGGCTGCTGCAGTCGGTCGCGGTGGCCCCGTCTGGCATGGCGTCGGTCTCGCCCGAGGTCGTGATGGCCGTCGCAACGGCTTCCCGCGACCACCAGCGACTCCGCTTCGACTACCGCAGCCACGACGGCACCTCCACAGTCCGTACTACGGAGCCGCACCGCCTCGTCCATACCGGGCGAAGGTGGTACCTGGTCGCCTGGGACCTGGACCGCGACGACTGGCGAACCTTCCGCCTCGACCGCCTGGAACCCCGCATCCCCACCGGCCCACGCTTCACTCCCCGCGAAGCACCCGAGTTGGACCGGACGATGCAGGGCGTCGCTTCAGGCGGCTACCGGTACCACGCCGAGTTCATCATCCAGGCCCCCGCAGACCAGATCGCCGACCGAATCCCCAGCACCGTAGGCACAGTCGAGTCGATCGACGCCACCAGTTGCCTGCTGAAGGTCGGCGCCAACTCCCTCGACGAGATCCTGATGCACACCGGGTCGCTCGGCTATGACTTCACGATCCAGCACCCACCAGAACTGATCGAGCGCTCGCATCTGCTGGCTGCGCGGCTGACAGCGGCGACCACTAGCAAGCCGGCTTGA
- a CDS encoding epoxide hydrolase family protein, whose amino-acid sequence MKPFTIDIPQSALDDLKYRLDHSRLPAPLPGDGWDTGVPVGWLSELVEYWRSEYDWRAAEKQLNSFPQYTTEIDGQRIHFLHVKSPNPDALPLILTHGWPGSIAEFLDIIGPLTDPAAHGGDAADAFHLVIPSLPGFGFSGPVSESGWTRAGIGRAWAKLMAELGYERYGVQGGDIGGAVSPEVARSAPEHVVGVHTNGGPNLPPMQMSDEEIASLTPLEQDRVARIKAFQREEFGYIQIQMTRPQTIGYGLVDSPVGQLAWIMDKFREWTHPRGTLPDAIIDRDRLLTNVMIYWLTGTASSAAYVGYAQNSWGEQPVNSGVPTAVLAFAHDVCIRKYCEDANNITRWTDVDRGGHFAALEEPEILVSDVREFFHSLR is encoded by the coding sequence ATGAAGCCTTTCACCATCGACATCCCGCAGAGTGCCCTCGACGACCTCAAGTACCGGCTCGACCACAGTCGGCTGCCTGCGCCGCTGCCCGGCGACGGCTGGGACACCGGCGTACCGGTCGGCTGGCTGAGTGAGCTGGTCGAGTACTGGCGGAGCGAGTACGACTGGCGTGCGGCGGAGAAGCAGCTGAACAGCTTCCCGCAGTACACGACCGAGATCGACGGTCAACGGATCCACTTCCTGCACGTGAAGTCGCCCAACCCGGATGCTCTTCCGTTGATCCTCACCCATGGCTGGCCGGGCTCGATCGCGGAGTTCCTGGACATCATCGGACCGCTGACCGATCCCGCTGCGCACGGTGGCGATGCGGCCGATGCCTTTCACCTGGTGATTCCTTCGCTCCCTGGATTCGGCTTCTCGGGGCCGGTCTCCGAGAGCGGCTGGACTCGCGCTGGGATCGGGCGGGCGTGGGCGAAGTTGATGGCCGAACTCGGGTACGAGCGGTACGGCGTACAGGGTGGGGACATCGGTGGAGCAGTGTCGCCGGAGGTCGCCCGGTCGGCGCCGGAGCATGTCGTCGGCGTCCACACGAACGGTGGGCCGAACCTGCCGCCGATGCAGATGTCGGACGAGGAGATCGCGTCGCTGACTCCGCTGGAGCAGGACCGAGTGGCGCGGATCAAGGCGTTCCAGCGCGAAGAGTTCGGCTACATCCAGATCCAGATGACCCGGCCGCAGACGATCGGGTACGGGCTGGTCGACTCACCGGTCGGGCAGCTGGCCTGGATCATGGACAAGTTCCGCGAGTGGACGCATCCGCGCGGCACCCTGCCCGACGCGATCATCGACCGGGACCGGTTGCTCACCAACGTGATGATCTACTGGCTGACCGGTACGGCGAGCTCGGCGGCGTACGTCGGGTACGCGCAGAACTCGTGGGGCGAGCAGCCGGTGAACTCCGGCGTACCGACGGCTGTGCTCGCCTTCGCGCACGACGTCTGCATCCGGAAGTACTGCGAGGACGCGAACAACATCACCCGCTGGACCGATGTGGACCGTGGTGGGCACTTCGCGGCGCTGGAGGAGCCGGAGATCCTGGTCAGCGACGTGCGCGAGTTCTTCCATTCGCTGCGCTGA
- a CDS encoding nitroreductase family deazaflavin-dependent oxidoreductase, with translation MLYGAEHIERYEATDGAEGYDFGDHGAEILILTTVGRKSGEERKNALIFREVDGGYAIVSSAGGAPAHPGWHFNLEADPNVKVQIKADKFAAKARVASDEERAKIWPKMAEVWPDYNEYTKKTDRVIPIVILERQ, from the coding sequence ATGCTGTACGGAGCAGAGCACATCGAGCGCTACGAGGCGACTGACGGCGCGGAAGGTTACGACTTCGGCGACCACGGCGCGGAGATCCTCATTCTGACCACGGTCGGCCGCAAGTCGGGCGAGGAGCGCAAGAACGCGCTGATCTTCCGCGAGGTCGACGGTGGCTACGCGATCGTGTCCTCCGCCGGCGGCGCTCCGGCGCACCCGGGCTGGCACTTCAACCTCGAGGCCGACCCGAACGTGAAGGTCCAGATCAAGGCCGACAAGTTCGCCGCCAAGGCCCGGGTCGCCTCCGACGAGGAGCGCGCCAAGATCTGGCCGAAGATGGCCGAGGTCTGGCCGGACTACAACGAGTACACCAAGAAGACCGACCGGGTCATCCCGATCGTGATCCTCGAACGTCAGTAG
- a CDS encoding ribonuclease Z, which produces MRELVVLGTSSQVASRERNQNGYFLRWDNEGFLFDPGEGTQRQMLYAGVPATAITRLCITHFHGDHCLGVPGVIQRLSLDDVQHPVHAHYPQSGQEYFTRLRYAASFYERAELREEPVEEDGLLSVGSFGQLWARRLEHPVESFGYQLIEPDGRRMLPDELSRYGVSGPAVGRLQQAGSLVVDGRTVTIEQVSEPRRGQRFAFVMDTRLCDGIFKLADQADLLVIESTYLSSEAQLARNFGHLTARQAARIAQECGVRKLVLTHFSQRYTDLTPFHAEAAEEFDGEIVVATDLARTPVPTRR; this is translated from the coding sequence GTGCGAGAACTGGTTGTACTAGGCACCAGTAGCCAGGTCGCGTCGCGCGAGCGCAACCAGAACGGCTACTTCCTACGCTGGGACAACGAAGGCTTCCTGTTCGATCCGGGCGAGGGTACGCAACGGCAGATGCTGTACGCCGGAGTCCCCGCGACCGCGATCACGCGACTCTGCATCACCCATTTCCATGGCGATCACTGCCTCGGCGTACCGGGTGTCATCCAGCGGCTCTCACTCGACGACGTGCAGCACCCCGTCCACGCGCACTACCCGCAGTCCGGTCAGGAGTACTTCACCAGGCTCCGGTACGCCGCTTCGTTCTACGAGCGGGCCGAGTTGCGTGAGGAGCCAGTGGAAGAGGACGGCCTGCTCTCCGTCGGCAGCTTCGGCCAACTCTGGGCGCGCAGACTGGAGCACCCGGTCGAGTCCTTCGGCTACCAACTGATCGAACCCGACGGCCGCCGGATGCTCCCCGACGAACTCAGCCGGTACGGCGTCAGCGGACCCGCCGTCGGCCGCCTGCAACAGGCCGGGTCGCTGGTCGTCGACGGACGGACAGTCACCATCGAGCAGGTCAGCGAGCCGCGAAGAGGCCAGCGCTTCGCGTTCGTGATGGACACCCGCCTCTGCGACGGCATCTTCAAGCTCGCGGATCAGGCCGACCTGCTGGTGATCGAGTCGACGTACCTGTCCTCGGAGGCCCAGCTGGCCAGGAACTTCGGCCACCTGACCGCCCGCCAGGCAGCCCGGATCGCGCAGGAGTGCGGCGTACGCAAGCTCGTCCTGACCCATTTCTCCCAGCGCTACACCGACCTCACCCCGTTCCACGCCGAGGCGGCCGAGGAGTTCGACGGCGAGATCGTCGTCGCCACCGATCTGGCCCGTACGCCGGTCCCGACCCGCCGCTGA